The Rosa rugosa chromosome 1, drRosRugo1.1, whole genome shotgun sequence genomic sequence TGATCTTCTTATATCACCCTAACCAACAAAACCATCGATACCATTCAGATTGAAAGATATATCTGAAGGGGGGAAGTTTCAAACTCTAAGCTAAAACACCAGTAAGCTCTATATATGAAGGAAAGTTAAAAGAATTTGATTACAAAAATTCAATGGATTCAAAATGTTTAAACTTTTCCATATCAAGAACCGAAATCATATCAGGTACAATCTCAAGTACTAAATATGGACTTGCTCCAAATCATAAACTCATGCAGGGTATATCCAACATCATATATAGCAGACACAATTAATGATGAAAGGAATGCCAGAGAGACCTACTTAAGGCACTCCAACTTTGATGCTTCAAATATGGTTAATTGGGTGTTCTGTATAACTAGAAGGTGTATCTCATGCATCCATATTACTGGCACCTTTCATCATATTATGATCGACATCCTGACTTTATGAATTGGTGCGTTGTAGCTTTGCATTTTGAAAACTAAATGACAAAAGGCATGTCCAGAAGCTTGAAAGCAAAACGAAGACAAACAATATATTTAAGCCTTTTCATGAATTGGTGGCATGattaaacaaaattaaattaattcAGCTGGCGGTGGTATATATGACCAAATAGAATAAATTGGTAGAAAAGAGTATGAAAGGATGGGTTCGTACCAATTTCAGACTCAAACACCAATTGCTCGCTTGAGAGTTTGAAGAATCTGCATATATAGAATATATTGAaaacaattatatgaaattaACAAAGATAAACTAGAGTACTCAATGGAGCTGCTATAAGGTTTTTGTTATATATCTAGCGGCCAAAATTGAAACCATCTGCAATTCAGTAACATTGTCAAATACAGTTACATCTACAATTCAGTTACACAGCTCAGAaaatataaatgaaaaaaaaaaaaaccaaaaaagaggCATGCTTAAACTGAAGTCATTTACCAAAAGACAGATCATAAATGTGACGGTAAAAGGCATACAACATTGTCATTGGCACCAAACATACATGACATTACTAGCATAATTCTATAAATATATTGCTTTTTTGCACACCACATAGAAACTCTAATTAAGTTAATTCCATATTTAGCTCATGATGACTAAGCAAATATAACTGGTATGAAGGCAAATTTTTACTATCACCTGAATTTAACAACTCAACTAGGCATAAGAAAATATGTGCTGCTGTAGGTAGCTACATGTTCAGATTTATGTTTAGTCTCTTTGAGTACTCCATTTGGAGTAACTTAATTGGATTTGGCTACTGGATCAGCCAAAACATAATAGAGCAAAGATAGAatttgaaaaaataataataataaataaaaagagggGGCATTAATGCAAGAATAGAGATTTCTATAATGAAAAGTTTGCAAATCCTTAGCCAAAACGAGCAACTTGGTGTGTTTATAATGAAAAGAATCAAGTAATGCATGTCCCCTTATTTAACCCTTATACTATGCAGTCTTATCTACCCCGGTCTAATAATCTATCACTAAATTTCTCTTGCATGCATGTAAATAAAGCAGAATAGCAACTAGCATATACTACAAGAAAAACTTACGATCTGCCCTTGCTCAGCACTTTTCTTAACCTCAAAGCCTTTCTTCTCTTGCCCTTAGAAGGCTTGTCCTCTATTTCTTTAGTAGAGCTGTCCATCATCCTCTTGTTCTCCAGCTAGAGTTTTCATAAGCAAAAATCCTACACATAATAAATTCCAGTTTATAAATGATATGTAGATTTAACAAGAAATTGATACAGCTAAGTTATGTGCTCGAACCAAGATATAACTTAAGGCCATTATCATATGGACACCATcaaataacaaactaaacaaaTTAGTAAACCAAGAAACTCAATTATCAGCTGGAGCAATTAATACAATAGCATATTCCAAGTGCATGCCAAAAACTGTAATTGAACAACAGGGCAGCATGCAACAGGTACTCTCAACAAAGGAAATACaaaaaccaatcacaaaacaGAAACCAACACTCGTGGAAACTTACAAATAATGGGAAAAAATAAAGAACCAATGAATAAATATATGTGGAGCAAGGTAGGGGAACTTAGGCAAACACAATCACTTGTAATGCATGACATGCAAAAATAATAATGGTATCTACTATAGGAATAAATACAAATTATAAACATGGATACTTAGACACAGCAGCTCTGCAAGTCTCTTCAAGGTAACCCTTGAGTAATTCGTTGAAACAACTAGAATATTATGCAAAAGCATCACATGTATAAGAAATTGATTGCAAACCAAACAGTGAATTAAAAGGCAGAAAAGTATatgtgtgatgtctaggaaaaaCCTACGTGCATGTTTATTTATCCTCTGCCTTATCCTCAGCTGCTTTGTCATTTATAAAGATCCTCCAAGCATATTCTTCTCATTGGAAGCCTGAAAACAGAGCTTTTAGGAGGTTCAAGTCATTGGAAGGTGGAAGAGACTAAGAAAATTAGAAAGAGAGTGTGTAAATAAGTGATGTAGTTTACCCATGAGAATACTTGAGAGTCAGAAAGCCATAGGAGCTCATGGGTTTAGAATCTCTTCGAAGCCAAATCAAAACTGAACACCACGAACAATATTGCATCATACTAAATATGCAtcataaaatagaaaaatgaaaagTAAAAGAAGAGTTAGAGAGCGAGTTATATCAGTTCCTGATCAAGCCAAAACCCAAGAAAGAGAATTGTAACATACAACTCAATAGACATCACAAAAGAAGATTGACAAAAATCAAAGCTACTACTTACTCTGAAATTGAACCCATATATGTGGGAAATAAATAAAGTTGCCTTCTGAAGGCAGACAGAGTGGAGCATCCAACCTCCGTACTTAGTTACATCTAACCTCCTATAAAATCCAGATCTGAAATCAAATTTTTGTTCATAAAAAGAATCGAACGAATCAAAATCGAATCAATTGATAAGGAAATGCCTCAAAGACTTTAGCCAAAGTTAAATGCCTCAAAGACTAAACAGTTTAAAACTTGTGGCGATACAACCTATGAAAGTAATGCCAAGGGGCCAAGCCCCCACTCCCATAAACCTGCCACCAACAAAACACATATATCAACTCAAATTCAAATAACCCAATTGCTCACAGGCCCACAAATTTTGAAAAGCATATGCACATGTTACATGATGTTTGAACATGCAAGTCTTTCGCAACTaagccaaaaagaaaagaaaaaaaaaatttaacttaccttattcagacaacataatttCATAGCTGTGTTGTTTGAATATCACTCCATTCACTATTCAGCTATATGGTTTGGgcatttgagagggaaaagcctaaaatttgttggagggaaatctGAAATTTCTGCTAGGGTTCAATATagaaaatttcaatcttttcaaacgacatttatctgtcgtctgaatctgACCATATCTTCCAAATGAAAAAAGTATGGTTTCTTtgtgtattcagacaacacatttaatttatttgttgtctgaaaaaatcagacgacagaaaatcagccttctgtcgtctgatagcttttttggcatagtgctcatataaacattcatgcaccttgatgcatttgactcaaatgtcacctagattgccctagcgcaatcaatatgctctttgtacactcttatcttatttgcaggtattAGCTCGATGATGGGCCCCGTGGCACCAACCTACCATGGAAACTTCACAAGACCCTAacagtcccttcttgcttacggagttgggggactagtatgggtatggcgTTCAACAGGGtcgtcactcatacttggcggcatcatatttaaactccccaactaagaagcgcctcttactcagggacttgggggacttgttgatatcacttatattacataccgccaagcataggCAACGAcatcataggtgggccccgcgacatggTTAGTCTCAtctacgacatgcatccggtagtccgacacccgagctacctcgctatggtggaggtcggccggtacctcgtagggaggtcACCCTCCCATgatctccaagaggcttcaagagaagtaaatatgtgtattatgtcccacatcagaaatatagaatagaatggGACTTCCTTTAACTATAaaaggaagtcctccccttcttagaagaggatggatccatgatcccccatacttgtatcactacaaaggctacttggcctcactcttAGTAGAATCTCTAAgaggacgtagccttgcctcaagggcaaggtgaaccactatacatgcttgtgtcaatctctctctccatcatgcTTCTTACTTTAGGtcccgtattctcacacagaaacaatCACGTAGAAAATAATTCAAATTTTGGTCACACAAAAGGCCTCACTATTTGTGCAACACATTAGTCAATGCTCGATTCATTTGGCGGATGTATGGTATTTACAACTCATTTCAACAATCGTTTTACCAATAAAACTCCACAACCTCCTCTTGGATTGGCCGTTTTGGTATTAGTGAAAATTGAACTTAGATGGTCACAATtcccgcaaaaaaaaaaaaaaaaaaaaaaaacacaacaacaacaaattgTTTTTGTTGGTTTCTCTGGTGTAGCCTGGCAGAATGTTGTACCCGCTGCCAGATAGAAGGTAACTCTGGGACCCTGTTCAAGAAAATACATAATATCAGAGGTACAGACCGAGCTTGCTGGTCTATGCCTCTCTGATGCTTAAGTAAGCTCTATGTATATAATTTGGCAAAGTAACAGTATGGGATCAGAAGTTATTACCCTTGTGAAGATGGTTGAGATTTGTTTATATACGTACTCTTAGCAAGGAAAGGGTTTTTCCatattttcgatgtgggatgcaGTTCCCCTGTTGATAGGTTCTGATAGCAGTTCTAATGCATACTTTGGGGAGTCCTGCCAGGCTGAGCGTTGCTCGGAGTCACCCAAGGTGCCGCCCATTGTGACCACCACCCGGCTGGGTACTGATCCAGGCACTGAACCTGACACTTGGGTGGTCCTACGAGGTCTGGTAGTGGTATGAAACCTTGTGACAGTCCGAAGTATGCGCTAGTATGTACACCAATAGCTCATAATTAGTCAAAAGAAAAATGACAATCATAAATTTCAGCTCTTGGAGTATTGTAGCAATTGACTATGAAACTACAAACCTTGTATCATTTTGATTAGGAGCTTGAATCTTCAAGATAACACAACTTATTTCCGTGCAAACGAATCTTCAAGATTTGACTACTAAGAAAGTTTGGTTTTTCAAATTCCTGTTAGTAATTTGGTCTTTCCTAATTCCAGAGACTTTTTAGAATgctgtattttttaatttaccTAGAATGTGACATATTCCATATGGTCAAGTCATAGTTAGTGTAGACATAGACGCTAGACCAGATCAAAATTAGCTTGCTACAAAACTACAAACCTTGTATTATTTTGATTAGGAGCTTGAATCTTAGACATAACACAATTTATTTACATGCAAATGAATCTTCAAGATTTGACTACTGAGAAGGTTTGGTTTTTCAAATTCTTACTAGTAATGGTCTTTCCTAATTTTACGTAGACTTTTTAGAATGCTGTATTTCTTGATTTACCTAAAATGTGACACATTCCATACCGTCAAGTCATAGTTAATGTAGAAATAGACTAACATCAAAGTTAGATTTTGTGTATATAAATAACCAATGATGCTTCAGGTTTGACAATTAGTTACGTCTACAACTCCAAAGATGCATATGCAGTTAAAAAAACAAGTTGTGATGTGGGATAAGATGGTGTTAATTGTTAATTATCGGTCTTTTTGGCAAAATCGCTTGCGAGGGCTATACGTTAGCTTTAGATCGAGTTCCTCTTGTGACCCAGAAATTTAACATTAGCATTTCTAATTGGAAATCTCAGAGAACACATAGCATTATGTATAATTTCCGCATTTGTTTTCCTTAATTCTTATTGTTGGCTTTCTTTAACTTAAGAAATGTTTTTCTAGGGTCACATTTATTCAGCAATTAAtcgaccttttttttttttttcgattttgTGTGGTGTTGGGGGAGGGGGTCAGCGTTAGGAAGTTAGCGACACACACATACCATATGCAGGGTATCCCAGCcgaagccagactaatccactttTTTCTTGTATATGATTTCatacacaaaataaaaataaaaacatgaaaAGCATTTTGGTCTTATTCCTGTGTTTTCTCTGTTCTTGTTCCGCAACTAATTCCATTTACAGCAGCAATCTTCGTATATttatccaaaatcaatcctttGCTCATCAAATTATAAGTTAGTTTGCTTTGAAATAGATGGATAAGTGAGTGCAATGCAACCAATCACTAAACCAAGAAgccaaatatatatttttaaatgcCATGATATAATTTCAATAGTGGACAGGTATCAATCAGCTGTTTCAACATGAGTTTGCCATTCCAGAAACAATGATCCTAGTTATTGAAGAAGACAGTAGTGCGGTAGTGCCAGATCAAGATGATGCCTCCAATGGACTTTGTATACTGTTAAACCACAGGGGTCAGCAATGGTTTGTTCAAGAAGTGAGCCTCAAGATTCCCAATAACAAGGTCAGCCATTGCATTGCGAGTTTCAGTAGTACCACTTCCTGCATGAGGCAAGAGCACCACATTTTCAAGACCAAACAGCTGCTCCGGTACTTCTGGTTCATTTTGATACACATCAAGGCCGGCTCCACCTAATCGGCCTTCTAGCAGTGCAGATACTAACTCAGGCTCATCAACATGATGACCCCTCCCAATGTTAATGAGAACACCCTTTGGCCCCAATGCATCAATGACTTCACGATTGATAATGTCGCAGGTTTCTTCAGTGAGTGGGCACGCAACAACTAGAACATCACAGTTGGAGGCCAATTCTACAACAGTAGGATAATACTTGTACTTCAATTCTGGTTTTTCTGTTCTGGAGAAGTAGGCAATGGGGCAGCTAAAAGCCTCAGCTCTCTTGGCAACTGCTTTGCCGATTCTTCCCAAACCGATGATACCAACTGTTTTTCCAGTGAActgaaatgaaaacaaaaatattacAAAAGGGGAAACAATCTATACCAGGAAGACAAAAAGGTAAAGCAAAAAAGTTCTTGACATTTCATATGAAAGCTACTACTATGTCCAATTTAAAAAGTTCTTCCAGCAAATATACAACTTGGCGGCATAATCAAAGGCAAACTATCAATATATGACACTAATATCCATCAGAAATATATTACAACCAAAATACCCTAATAACACCTTGGGCATCCAGAAATGGTAATCTCAAAGACTTCCCATCTTATGGTTCCATCTGCTTGACATGGCTATATAGCCAAAAGCAGctaaaagaaaagctccaaAGGTCCTAAATCCAACTGTGCAGCATTTTTCTACATGAAAGGTAGAAATGCAGAAGCAATCACACAAACGATTGagcactaaaaactccacagaAGTAGCAAAAACACAAAGCAACACACAGAAGAGTAGAATAATTAGAGAAATGCCAGGTTCAACCAATATCGATCACCTTTGCAAAGAAAACAGAGAAACAAGCACCAACTCTACCATGTAATTTCAAGAATTTGGGTAACATGAAATTTAATTTGCATTCTCTATTTCATACACTATACAGAACAATGCACAATCCACTCCAAAGTAATATTTGTTCACAAACCAAATGTACATTATACATCACTATATTAACCAACACCAACTACCCTTAATATATCTTGCTGGGTTGATGCAATCCTTACATCAGAACAATAAAAGTTCATGGAAGAAAATGAAAAGCCTAATAACACACATATTGTTAATAGCAACATAGACATCTTCAGTGAGCAACCTTGACCGACTACTAATTTGCACAAGCACTGTTCTTGCCCCTGACTACTGATTTCTCATAATTGTCCTTTCTATGTTAACAATTAGTCAACGTTTTACCACAATCATGAACCGGGAATTCCAATAAACCCAACTAACACAGCACAGTGACAATAGTTGACTTCAACAGTTGCCTATAAGAACAACCAAACCAGCAAATAAGCAAAGCAAACAATCCAATTGAACTCAAATCCAACATCGTACAACCAATAAAACAGCGAAAGAACAAAAAAGCAACCTTTGTGGTCAACTTGTAGTCACCCTTCTTCCACTGCCCACTCCTGACATAGCGGTCACTCTCACACAGCCTCCGCATGACCGCCAGCGCCAACCCGATGGCGAGGTCGGCCACGTCATCGGTCAACACGTCGGGTGTGTTGGTGACCCGAATACCCTTTTCCTTGCATTTCTTCAAATCAATCTTGTCCGTCCCAACGCTGAAGCTGGAGATGATCTCCAAGTTGGGCAGACTGTCGATGAGTTGGGCATCAGCTCCAGCGCCGCCGTGGCCGACGATGGCTCGGATGGAACTGGAGTTGTCCTTGATGAACTGGGTTTTGTTAGGGACAGTCAAgagcttgaggacgttgaaGCGCTTATCGAGTTCTTGTTCTAAATAAGCGCTTATCGATGTTGGGACTAGCGTGAGCACATCAATGGAGTCCATTTGGGGTTTGGGATTGGTACCCTTTGTGTTTCGCTTTGCCCACCTCTCCCAAAGTAAACGCTTAGAAAGGTTGTGAACCGGTGAATGGTGATTATTACTAGGAGTTGGTAACAAGTAAAATAGTGGCAGTTACAGGATAAAAGAATTAACTAATAGAATACAACCAAACGGTCCAAACCAAGTGAGCGAATATATGCACCAATAACAATAATaacaatatttttttaaaaaaaaaaacaaaaataatgttgaaatttttttttgggatcaTTTTTATGGTAAAAAGAAAGTTACTGTAGTTATTTAATTTACAACCATCGGATCTCATATATCCAACTATTGCAAATAAATAACCATT encodes the following:
- the LOC133725233 gene encoding glyoxylate/hydroxypyruvate reductase A HPR2-like; translation: MDSIDVLTLVPTSISAYLEQELDKRFNVLKLLTVPNKTQFIKDNSSSIRAIVGHGGAGADAQLIDSLPNLEIISSFSVGTDKIDLKKCKEKGIRVTNTPDVLTDDVADLAIGLALAVMRRLCESDRYVRSGQWKKGDYKLTTKFTGKTVGIIGLGRIGKAVAKRAEAFSCPIAYFSRTEKPELKYKYYPTVVELASNCDVLVVACPLTEETCDIINREVIDALGPKGVLINIGRGHHVDEPELVSALLEGRLGGAGLDVYQNEPEVPEQLFGLENVVLLPHAGSGTTETRNAMADLVIGNLEAHFLNKPLLTPVV